A genomic region of Aspergillus oryzae RIB40 DNA, chromosome 1 contains the following coding sequences:
- a CDS encoding uncharacterized protein (predicted protein), producing the protein MRSVSLFLWGLAPLLASAQLTGRVGPLKSAVEKAANKTCNVLDYGAVADLSTDIGQPLLDAFEDCNGGGLVYVPEGEYALSTWVLFDKGESWALQLDGVIYRNGTDGGNMITFEHTSDFEMFSSNGKGAIQALGYEFRNAGESTNTRIMRLQKVSSFSVHDIILVDSPAFHMSLDTVSDGEVYNVVVRGGSSGGLDGIDVWGENVWIHDVEVTNKDECVTVKNPSYNLFIENVYCNWSGGCAIGSITSGTNITDIIYRNVYTRSFNQMFMIKSNGGDGYVRNLALENFIGHGNAYSLDIDSAWSNIDTADGDGVEFSNITVSNWKGTEEDGVQRGPIKILCPDENPCYDITIKDFDMWTETGDSQTYFCQSAYGDGHCLQDGDELKEYTTTLTATSAPSGYAAPTMKEDLSEAMALNTSIAIPTIPASFYPGVMPYSSIAGGSAAAVTPSSSVASPSVSATPSSSFVAWSSSVRVSSPSRPASSPSSTRVSPSSSWITTTGTPPTTASTDALPTIPAQKQPSPDTEVIGKCGFAPPPNQGGHHHVHHHTAPQHH; encoded by the exons ATGCGTTCTGTATCACTCTTTCTATGGGGTCTGGCACCTCTGCTTGCATCCGCCCAACTCACTGGCAGAGTTGGGCCTCTGAAGTCAGCGGTTGAGAAAGCCGCCAACAAAACGTGTAATGTTCTTGATTACGGAGCAGTCGCCGACTTGTCAACCGATATTGGTCAACCATTACTCGACGCCTTTGAAGACTGTAATGGGGGTGGTCTGGTGTATGTTCCCGAAGGCGAGTATGCCTTGTCTACCTGGGTGCTCTTCGATAAAGGAGAGTCATGGGCTCTGCAACTTGACGGTGTGATCTACCGGAATGGAACTGATGGCGGCAATATGATAACGTTTGAGCATACGAGTGATTTTGAAATGTTCAGCAGCAACGGAAAGGGTGCGATTCAGGCACTCGGCTATGAGTTTCGTAATGCGGGAGAATCAACGAATACCAGGATCATGAGATTGCAGAAGGtctcctctttttctgttcaCGATATTATTCTTGTTGATTCTCCAGCTTTTCATATGTCGCTTGATACTGTGTCAGATGGTGAGGTATACAACGTTGTGGTTCGCGGAGGCAGTTCAGGTGGGCTAGATGGTATTGATGTGTGGGGTGAGAATGTCTGGATCCACGAT GTCGAAGTCACTAATAAGGATGAGTGTGTGACCGTCAAG AATCCATCCTATAATTTGTTCATCGAGAACGTCTACTGCAACTGGAGTGGAGGTTGCGCGATCGGATCCATTACCTCAGGCACTAATATCACGGACATCATCTATCGCAACGTGTACACCCGCTCGTTCAATCAGATGTTTATGATCAAGAGTAATGGAGGCGATGGGTACGTGAGGAatctggctctggagaatTTCATTG GCCACGGAAATGCCTATTCCCTGGACATCGACAGCGCTTGGAGCAATATTGACACGgccgatggagatggtgttgaGTTTTCAAACATTACCGTATCCAATTGGAAGGGCACTGAGGAGGATGGTGTGCAACGTGGTCCGATCAAAATCCTCTGTCCTGATGAAAATCCTTGCTATGATATTACCATCAAGGACTTCGACATGTGGACGGAGACTGGAGACAGCCAGACGTATTTCTGCCAGAGCGCTTATGGAGACGGACACTGTCTCCAAGACGGTGATGAGCTGAAAGAGTACACAACGACACTGACTGCCACCAGCGCACCGAGTGGCTACGCAGCGCCCACCATGAAGGAGGACCTTTCCGAAGCGATGGCCTTGAACACATCCATTGCAATTCCTACTATCCCTGCCTCCTTTTACCCTGGCGTGATGCCATACAGCAGCATCGCAGGCGGCAGCGCAGCAGCTGTAACCCCTAGCTCGAGTGTGGCATCTCCTTCAGTTTCTGCAACCCCCAGCTCAAGCTTCGTCGCATGGAGTTCTTCAGTTCGTGTCTCATCGCCGTCAAGACCTGCCAGCTCGCCATCTTCCACCAGAGTTAGCCCTTCCTCGTCTTGGATAACGACTACAGGAACGCCCCCTACGACTGCTTCAACTGACGCTCTGCCCACTATCCCCGCTCAGAAGCAGCCATCTCCTGACACCGAAGTGATTGGAAAGTGTGGTTTTGCGCCGCCTCCCAACCAGGGTGGCCATCACCATGTGCACCACCACACTGCTCCTCAGCACCACTGA
- a CDS encoding glycoside hydrolase family 43 protein (predicted protein) — translation MRIFSSIFAVANVLSLSTGRVIPRQDGNSYVGYLLSTFTDANPQVFWYFSEGSDPLAFKALNGGSPVLESTVGTRAVRDIFLASNAARSEYFMIATDLDINADGFSWDEATRRGSRGLTIWKSSNLVDWSEPTLTTIEEDTAGMAWAPSAVWNDDEQQYYLFWASRLYDSTDSDHTGTAGLDRIRYSTTRDFVTFSSPADYVALDDIPLIDQEFLELGTPGAYARFIKDENINQVYQETTTGGLFGEWTRIPGYIGDNPLSEGPASFPDIENSGVYHLLLDNYEEYVPFQTSDIDAGSWEKSSSSSYPTGLKHGSVLRLTQTEYDAITSKFGSN, via the exons ATGCgtatcttttcttccatcttcgcTGTGGCTAAtgtcctttccctctcaACGGGCAGAGTTATACCTCGCCAAGATGGAAACTCTTACGTTGGCTATCTCCTCTCCACCTTTACCGACGCGAATCCTCAAGTCTTCTGGTACTTCTCCGAAGGTTCAGATCCGTTAGCTTTCAAAGCTCTTAATGGAGGAAGTCCGGTATTGGAATCGACTGTTGGCACACGCGCAGTAagagatatatttcttgcttCCAACGCTGCTAGGTCTGAGTATTTCATGATTGCAACAG ATTTGGACATCAACGCCGACGGCTTTTCCTGGGATGAAGCAACAAGACGCGGCAGCCGTGGGCTTACTATCTGGAAGTCAAGTAATCTTGTAGATTGGTCTGAACCTACATTGACAAC GATTGAGGAGGACACTGCCGGTATGGCTTGGGCACCTTCTGCTGTCTGGAATGATGACGAGCAGCAATACTATCTTTTCTGGGCATCCCGCCTTTATGACTCCACTGACTCAGATCATACCGGCACTGCTGGTTTGGATCGCATTCGCTATTCAACCACCAGAGACTTTGTGACCTTCAGCTCTCCAGCCGATTATGTCGCTCTGGACGACATTCCCCTCATTGACCAAGAATTCCTGGAGCTCGGCACACCCGGCGCCTACGCTCGTTTCATCAAGGACGAAAATATCAACCAGGTTTACCAGGAAACGACGACAGGTGGGCTTTTCGGAGAATGGACCCGCATTCCCGGATATATTGGCGATAACCCGTTGTCTGAGGGACCAGCTTCGTTTCCTGACATTGAGAATTCTGGAGTTTACCATCTGTTGCTTGATAACTATGAGGAATATGTTCCGTTTCAGACAAGCGATATCGATGCGGGCTCTTGGGAGAAGTCAAGTTCGTCTTCTTACCCCACGGGGTTGAAGCATGGTTCTGTTTTGCGGTTAACGCAGACGGAGTATGATGCTATTACTTCCAAGTTTGGTTCGAATTAG